One Pyrobaculum sp. 3827-6 genomic window, CGGCTTCGCCGTGCTTATCGCCATGGGGTATGCGATGGGGGCTGTGGTTAAGACGGCGCAGGCCTCTACGCAGAAATTCGCCGTTGTGGTCAACGGCACGACCCCCCTCGGCGAGAGGTATGCGGAGATACTACGCGCCATGGGCGGCGATATCTACCGCAGCTTCTCCCCCGCTCTCCTAGATAGGTACGGCTACGTCGTGGTGATCCCCGGCAACTTCTCACTGCCGGCCCGGCTACCCGTCTACACCCGCTACCGGGGGCTCATGGCGTTGGCCCCTCCTAACGTGCTCCAAAACGCCGCGGCTAAGCTGGCCGAGGAGCTGGGCGTCCCGCCGCGCCTCGTGGAGCCCAGGCTCTACATCTACATGGGGCGCCACGTGCTGACAGACCGCGACGTCGGGGCAGTCTTCGGCTTGTTTCTCGTGTCATGGATGTTTATGTTTATTGTGCCACTGATCATAGCCTCCACGGCGGCGGTGTCCATCGGCATGGAGAAGGAGAAGCGAACCTTCGAGCTCATACTGTCGACGCCCGTCACCCCCACGGCGCTCGTCACTGCGAAGTTCCTCAGCACCTTGCTACTGGCCCTTATACAATTCGGGGTCATGACGGCGGGGCTCTTTATCTACATGGCCAACATCGCCGCCGCTGTGGCGGCCTCGCCGCCTCCGTCTGGGGAGGCTTTTGAACTTGGCTTCGCGCCGAGTCCCCAGCTGGTAGCCGCCGTGGCTCTGTCCTCCCTGGCGCTGGCCCTAGCCCTCCTGGGCCTCGCCTTCTTCGCCGCTACCAAGGCCGAAGACGTGAAGACAGCCCAGAGCGTCGTGCCCCTAGTGGTCTTCCCGCTGTTGATCCCCTCGTTTGCGGCGCTGTTCGGGTCTGTGGAGGGCTGGGAGGCCTACCCCTTTGTCCACCCGCTTGTGGTGGCCTACGCCGTGATGCAGGGAGAGTGGGGGAAGGCGTATACGTACCTCGCGCTGGACTGGGCACTGGCGGCCGCGGTGGCGCTGGTGGTTGCCAGGCTCGTCACGGCGGAGTACCTCGTCTTGGGGAGGGTGAGGCGATGATACGGGCGGCCGGCTTGGAGAAGAGGTTTGGCCGCGTCGAGGCGCTGAGGGGGCTGTCGCTGGAGGTGGGGGAGGGCGCCGTGGCGGGCCTCGTGGGGCCTAACGGCGCCGGCAAGACCACGACGCTGAGGATACTGGCGGGTCTCATCAAGCCTGACGGGGGCTTCGCCGAGGTCCTCGGCGTCCGGACGGACTCGCCCGAGTTTAGAAAGGTGAAGAGGTGGCTGGCGTATCTGCCGGAGGAGGTTCTGCCCTACGACAACCTCACCGGGAGGGCCTTTATCGAATTTATCCACGGCCTGTACGGCGTGGACAACATAGGGGAGGCTGTGGAGATCTCCGGCCTCGGCCCCCGTGTGGAGGACAAGGTGAAGACCTACTCCAGGGGGATGAAGCGGAGGCTCGTCGTGGCGGCTCTCCTCACCGTGGGGGCCAGAGTCCTTCTGCTGGACGAGCCAACCGCCGGGGTGGACGTGGTGCACGCGGTGGAGATTCGAAAGCTTGTGAGGGAGAAGGCCAAAGGCGCCGCCGTGCTGTACTCAAGCCACAACATGCTGGAGGTGGAGACGCTGTGCGACGTCGTGTACTTCGTCAACAACGGCGTGGTTATAGACAGCGGGAGGCCCGGCGATCTTGTGGCGAGGTACGGCGCGGCGAATTTAGAAGAGGCCTTCGTCAAGGCGCTTCGACAAACCTCAGCGGCGGGAGGCCGAGGAGCTCCGCCTCCCTAGCCATGGCCTCCCTGCCCCCAGGCCCCACCAGGTACCGCGACCTCATGAAGTACTCCTCCACAAGCCCCCTCCTAACCCCCAGCCTCCCCGCCACCGCCTCCACGAGGGGGGCCGGGTTTTCGTAAAACGCCGCGACGGAGTTCTCCATCTCTGCCACCGCCGCCTCGGCCTCGGGGCCCCACCTCCTCGCCACCAACACGGCGAAGAACAGCGGCGACCCCACCCGGCTCCACCAGAGCTCCCCCACGTCGACGATGTGGGGCACGCCTCTGTCGGCCATCTTCAAAGCCTCGTCCCCCACAGCCAACACGCCGCCGCATTCCTCCAGCGCCCTCCACGGATCCTCCACCCTCGTGAAGCTGAGGCCAAACAACCTCCGCAACACCAGTGCGCTGACCGTGGTGTCCGACACCGCGCAGTAGCCGCCCGGGCCCCTACCCCGGAAGAGCCTAGCCGATATTATAGGCCCCACGCTGTATATAGCCAGCCGCGGCACGACCGGGAGCCCGAGCTCAGCCGCCAGGGTAATCGGCACGAAGCCCATCTCGGCGACGCCGTCAGCCAAGTACCTAGCGGCCTCGATGTTCCCCGCCTCGACCACCTCCACCCTAGCCCTCCAAAACAGCGGCTCGCTGTGAGCATAGCGAATCCTTACGACACTCACACCTCCACAAAAACACCCCTATATTACATTGAGTTAAAACACCTCAAAAAGCAATTCAACACAGAAACCAAGCCGCAAAAAGGAAAAAGAAAACAATAGAAGAAATAGCAAATAGTAAAAATAAATGTACTCTACTTTTCCTTTAGGTCCCTTTTCTTTATTTTGATATAAATTATCAACGGCACAGATAGCATCACAAACGCTAAGAAGAATATGAGCAATGTAAATGACACAAAGCGAAGTAGAGCTAAATCATTGAATAGCGCCAACCACGATAATACCATACCAGTAACCCAAACGGCACCAACGGCAAAGTCGGATTCAATAGACCCCCTACATCTAAAAAATCCTCCTCTTCTGAAATCTAGTGTGAAATATAAAACTACCGCTGTCACTCCTACCAATAATAGGCCCAATGCTGAGTAAAACGACATATTTGAGCGATATATATTACCAGAGAGAAGTCCAAGCAAAAATATAGCTAAAAAAAGGATACCCATTACCAGAACATTATGACACCTCATGTCTTAGCACTAAGTTGCTTCCTTATATAGTTTTCATCTTAGACAACAATAATACGCTTGTTGCGCCGCATAAACACATATACCCACCCCCAGTGCACATAGTACACAACCAGCCAAAGATGTCCCCACGCACAATAAACATGTCCATGCTGTGAATATATTAATACATGCCCCGATGCAAGGTATAAGCTGGGCGCATAAAGGACAGTATCCCAGCAGTGCTGAGTCCCCGAGGGCACATGCTATTAAGTTTCCTATAGAAGCTACACAACAAATCAGGTCAAAATCAGTTACAATTGCCACTGTAGGTGCTTTTCCGTTATACTGCGGCATTTCCTTCTCAATGAATTTAGCTAGTTTGTTGAGTTCCTTGTATGCGATATCCCATGCTCTTGGACTGTCATTCTTTACTTGCTTTAATGCATTTCCTATTATGCGATAACTATCAGCAAGAGTTGTAGCGTTTCTTATTATTATAATCTCGGTAGCTGTTACATTCTTTTTGAAAGGCGTTGAATCTATTCTTGTATAGAATAGAGAATACTCACCGTTAGGCTTTGTATAGATTATTGTAATAGTTGTAAAGTTGTAGTGACCAGGCTGATCTCTACCCACCACCTTATAAACCAGCACATAGAAGGTAAAGTTAACAGTACCATTTGTGACAATCACTTTACCGAAGGCAAGGCTATAATTACCAACACCTTCAACCCAAGTTTTGTTTACTATTACATTTACATTATAACTGATTTTAAGGTTACTGCTAGTGATATTAACATTACACTTAGCATTAGTTTTATTAATTTCATAATGTGTGAAGTTATATTTTGTTAATATTTCAGTTAACGAAGTAATATTATAGAAGGGTTTTTGTTTTTCATCTAGAGTTACTTGAATAAGGTGGCCGTTCAGTTTGAGATCTTGCACGACCCCGCCAGCGAATGTGGTATACTGACCTCCAAATATTATTAACAACAGTAGCATCGCCTTGGCTAGCTTTACAACGGATGTAGGCTTTGCGGCGGTTTCTATTCTTCTTATCTTTTTTAACGCGTTCATGAGACCGTGACCATCTGTTTTTTAAAGATTCACCATTTTTTTTGTAATACTTTTCCGCTAAGTTTATAAAGCCACATTTTTCCGCCTTATATGTTAAAAGGGGACACGGCGTGTGCTCCTTAATAATGACAATGTCTATGTAGTGCTCGGGTAGCTCTAGGCGGCGGACAGTAGCTCGCCCAGCGCTTCGAACGAGACTGCGGACACTGCCAAGTCCAGATCGCCAGCTTCTGTGCCTGACGTATCTGAGCCGAAGAGAAAGGCAAATCTAGCATAGCGCCCCCATGGCAATGTCTGCAAAGCCTTTAGAGACATCTCGTATGGCCTCCGACTCACTTTTCTAGTCGCTACTCTTCTTTACAAGCTCAGTCTTCTGGCGGCCGCGTCTCTTGGCTATTGCAGCCGCCGCCACAAGCGCCGCCGCCACCGCCGCCAGTGCCGCCAGGCCTGGGCCGGGGTTCGCCGCCTCGCCTAGGGGCTGGGCGCGGCTCTTCACGGCTAGGGTGACGGTTGCGTTTTCTGTGTAGATCTGCCCCGCCTCGTCCATGTATCTGAGCTGTATCACCGCCGTGTAGTTGCCCGGGGCTGTGGCGTTGAGGAGGAGCGAGGTGGCTGTGGACTGCTGTGGCTGTATCTGGCCGAGGTATGCGTCTCCAATTATCGCCGCGGCGCCGGGCGCGGATAGTCTAACCTCGACGTTGTAGGCCGTGGCGAAGCCTGAGTTGTGGAGCGTGACTGCGAGGGAGACTGGGCGGCCCGCCTCTGGGTTTCTCGGGGCCACGTCGATGGAGGCGATCTTCACGCGTGGTTCTCTTACTACGGCGAGCTCTACGATCTTCCTCTCCTGTCCGCCGAAGCCCTCCGGCGTGGTGTAGTAGACGTCGCAGGTGATCTCCACGGGGCCCGCCGCCGTTAGGGGGACGTCTACGGTGTAGTTCACCACAGCGTAGCCGCCCGGGGTGAGCTCCACCTTCTGGAGGAGCGGTGGGGAGTATCTAGAGGTAACCACCACGTAGGCGTCTATCCTGCTGGCTCTGCCTATGTAGTAGATGCGTATAGGCACCACGTCGCCCCTCCCCGCGGCCACCGCAGATTTGGAGGGGAGTATGAGGAAAGCCTCGCCGCCCACCACCGGGAGCTCCACCACGTGCTCCTCGCTCCACCTCTGCGACGACACGACTACCCTCAGCCTCACCGACTGCCCCTGTGGGATGAGCCTAGCCACCGCCCTGGCCTCGTTTACCCCGCTGACGGTGAGGGGGGTGGGGCCCGCGGAGGCGGCACCCTCGGGGTATACAGAGGCGTTGAAGGCGCCGGGGGCGGTGATGGACAGCGTTACGTTGTTAACCACGCCCCTCACCAAGACGCCGGGCGCCGCGGAGACTCTCGCCATCGCCGCCGCTGGGGTCGTGGCGAGGGTCAGCACCGCCTCCTCACGCCTCAGCACCCCGCCCATTGTGTAGTACACCTCGGCCCTCAGCTGTACCGTCTGGGAGGTGGGCACCACGTCTACCACCCCCCGCCCGATCCCGCCCCTCACCTCTATGACGTATATGCTTCTGCTGGCGGAACCCCCCGCGACGGTTAGATAGGCCACGCCGTCCGCGCCGCTGGGCACCGCCACGGTGACGTTTACGTTGTTAAGTGTCCCCGGCGTGAGGGCCGGCCGATCGGCTTGGAGCTGGACGGCGGGCGGGGGAGCTACAGGTATTTGGAGGTGGATTTCTCTTGTGTAGAACCTCCCCGTGGCGTCGGCGGCGTTGACCGCCACCTTTACCGTGGGCGTGTAGCTCTCGGCGACGAGTCTCAGAGGAATTATGTTGACTCCCGGCCTCAGCGCCACTGCCGATCCAGGCCACAGAACCCTCGCCCCGGAGCCCTCTATCCTGGCCTCCCCTCCGAGAGCGCCCCTCAGGACAACGGTGAGGTTCACGGCGGCGGGCAGTCCGTAGACGGCGGCGCCGCTGAGCCGGGCCTCTGCCTCGGGAACAGCGGGCACGTAGATGTCGACGTGCTCTATATGCTCCCCGCCCTGGCCCAGCCCAGGCTCTGTAAACCTCCACCGCCAGACAAGAGCGGCGGGGCATGTGGCGTTTAGCCGCTCTACTGCCACTACGAGACGCGCCGTGGCGGCGCCGGGCCCCGCCTCCAGCGCCCGGTGCGCCTCCAGAGGCTTCACCCAGCCACACCTGGGGATCAGCACAACGGAAAGATCTACAAGCTTTGTCTTTGTGTAGAACCCCACCTCAACGATCCCGGGGGCTCCGGGTTGCCGCGGGGGATCGGCCCATTTGTAGTAGAAATAGACGACTGCGGTATCCGAGGCGCCTGCTACCGCCTGACCCGCGGCGAGGTGCACGAGCAGTAGTAGTAGGCTAATGTAGATACCTACCCGCGAGTTCATACACGCCGTAGAACACCGCCCAGTAAAGAGCGTTTACAGCCGTAAATAGAATTAGGCCAGTGGTTAGATTCATCCCAACCACCTCGACTTTTCCAATGCCTAAGAGGAGCGGCAGTATAAACAGTGATGTGGTTACGGCGAATCCCACTGCGGCCACGTACAAGCCTCCCTTCCTCCCCAGCGCTAGGTCTAGTATAACCCCCAGCAGTATATAGAGGAACCCACCGCCTACCGACTCTAGTTTAAATCCACTCATTACAATGTTTACTGCAAGTACCGCAAGCCCCGCAATTAAGCCTTTTAACACATGAGACGGAAAAATGCGGCTTTATAAACTTAGCGGAAAAGTATTACAAAAAAAATGGTGAATCTTTAAAAAACAGATGGTCATGATTTCATGAACGCGTTAAAAAAGATAAGAAGACTAGAAACCGCCGCAAAGCTTGCACCCGCACTAATGCTAGGAGCGACGCTACTGGCCGGCCAAGCGCTGGCTGGAAATGTACAGCCAAATACCATATGCATTGAGGGAGTTGGCTGTATAGGGATTTGCTTCCCAATAGGTCCAGTTCTTGTCTGCCTCTAAGACTCTGTATCAAAGACTAAGTGAAAATTTTTTCTTTTTGAAAACTTGGCTATGCATTAGTTTTCTTTAAAAAGATTTGATTTTCATTTCTTTGTGTTGTCGCTCTATCAAATATATTTGAGGGAAAGAAGGGGGTCAGTTGCGGCGTTGTATGTTTTGTCTCTGCTTGGGTTTCTGGCGTCTGTGGCTGTGGTGGCGTTTTGGTCCATTGGGGGGAGGCTGGGGGAGGAGTTGAGAGCCCAGCTGGGCGCCGGTACTGTGGTGGTGGCGGGCGGCGACTTTACAGACGGCGACTTGGCCAAGGCCTTGTCACTCGGCTGTTTTTCAGAGGGGTATGGCGTCTCTTTCCTCCAGGGGGTTTTGGTGCTCCCAAACGGCACTAGGCGCGGCGTCGTGGTGGGGGCCGTGCCCGGCGGCGTGATGGGCGCCTCGGGCGCGGCGGCTACAGCCTTTAGCCTAGTGGCGGAAAGGGGGGACGTCGTTATGCTGGAGGTAGAGGGGCGCCTCGTTAGGCTTTTTGTAAACTCGACATTTACGCGTATGTTCTCCCTCATGGGTCTCTCTGCTGACGTCTATGTGGATAGGTCTGTGCTGGGCGTGGGGAGGTACGGCGCCTTGATTCTCCGTAAAGCTGGGGGAGGTGGCTGTCTAGAGGGGCTTAGGGCGCTGTTTCCCAAGGCCGCTGTGCTGGACTCGGACTCTTTTATCTCTGCGCTGTGGGGGCAGTTGCTGGTGTATCTGGCGGCTGCAGGCCTCGTGGCGGTGAGTGTGGTGACCGCCGTCGCGGCGTTGATATACACCTTATCCACCACCCTCTACTTCCTCCATTTCAAGGAGTTCGCCGTGTTGAGAGTGCTGGGTTTGAAGAAGCGGGGCCTTCTGGGGCTTGTCTCGCTTCTCTTCTTCACCCCCGTCGCCGCCGGCGTCTTGACGGGTGTCCCCATTGCCCTGGCCGCCGCGGCTAGCTCCGGCTTGGACCCCGCTCTGAGCGTTGGCCTACCGGCGGCGGTGCTCCTGGCCTCTTCTACCCTGGCGTCTCTGCCCGCGCTGAGGCGCCTCTACGCCTTGTCGCCAGCGGCGGCTCTCCGCTACGAGTAGGGGTTCCAGCCCTCCAGCGCCCAGCGCCAGAAGGGCTTCACCTCCACCATGCCCAGCTTGGCCTCTTGGTGGAGTGTCACCACGGTGGCCTTTCTCGCGCCTAGGCGCCTCGCGGCGCGGGCCAGCGCCTCCACCTCCCTCTCCATGTTCTCCTCGTGTAGCTCCGCGGCCACCTGCACGGCCTCCGCGGGCTGTCCCCCCACTGTTACGAGGAAGTCGACCTCCCACTTCTCCCCCGCGGCGTAGTATATCTCGGCGGGGGGCGAGGAGCTTAGGGCTCTGCGGAGTAGTTCGAGAAACACAGCGTTTTCCAAGTCGCGGCTCGGGTCTTTACGGCCCAGCAGTCCGTACCCTGTGTCTACTAGGTAGATCTTGCGCGGCGCGGCCTCCGCCTCTCTAGTTGACTTTGCAAATCTCTTGACTTGGAATAGGAAGAAGGCTTCCTCCAGATACTTGACGTAGTTTATCACAGTCCTCTTGGTGACCCCCCTCTGCTTGAGCAGGCGGTGTAGCGAACTGTAGGTCAGGTACCTCCCATAGTTATTCAAGACGTAGGCAACCACGGCGTCGAGGGCGGCTCTGTTCCTCACGCCGTGGCGGTCGGCCACGTCTCTCACGACGACTGTGAGGAGGTATTCCTTCAACAGCCTGTAGGGATCCCCGCCAAGGGCCACCTCTGGGAAGCCCCCGAACTTGAGGTACTCCTCCTGCAACTTGGCAACGGCGTGTCTCTCAGGCCTCCACACGAGGTCGGGCCTCGGGTCGATGCCCTTGAAGTGGAGGTACTCCCTGAAGCTGAGGGGTAGGAGCAGATACGTCAATCCCCTGCCCCTCATCTCCCTAGCCACGTCGCCCGCCAGGAGCGCCGAGGTGGAGCCAGTTGCGTACACCGAGTAGCCCCTGTCAAGCAGGTACCGCACAGCCTTCTCCCACCCCTCCACCGCCTGCACCTCGTCGAGGTAAGCCGCCTTCGGCCCGCCGAGTCTCGCGTGCGCCTCGACGAGCACCTCCACGTCTCTTGGCTCAAACCCCTCGAAGAGGGGGTGCTCGAAATCTACGTAGATGCCTCCGCGTTGCGTCATTAGCCAATAGAGGTAGTAGGTCTTGCCGGCCCTCCTAGGCCCCGTGATGACCACGGCCTTCCCCGGCATCTCCTCCACCTTCAGTTCCCGCGGCTTCAGAGACGTGGGTATGTTGAAGTCTGCGAAGTAGCGGAGGACGTCCACAATATCCACATCCAGTAGAGAACCAGGTGTTTATAAACTCTGGTGTTTTTTAGGGAACCAGATAAGGGGGCTAACCCGCCTTTCTGCCGACGCCTATGAGTAGAGGGATTCTCCTCTCCACAGCCACTGCGAAGTGGGTGGTCAGCACATCTCTTAGACACTGCTCGGTGCAACCGTGGGACCCGGCTAGGGGCATCCTCCCGAGGTCTACCTCCACCACGAGGAAGTAGCCCCCCGGCTTGAGCACTCTCCACACCTCCGCAACAGACCGGCCGTGGTCACCCCAGTGGTGCACCGTAAAGAGGGCGACCGCGACGTCGAAGGCGGCTTCTCTCGCCGGCATCTTGAAGCTGACCCCGGCCACCGACGCGCCGGGCGCCCTCCTCTGTGCGTATTTCAACATGGGTGGGGAGGCGTCTACCCCCACCACCCGGTACCCCCTGCGCTCCAGCGCCTTGAGCAGTTCGCCTACCCCCGGGCCTATCTCCAGCACATACGCCCCGGGGCTTGCGAGCTCCGCGACTCTCCTCGCCGCGAGGCCATAGGCCCAGTGGAAAAGCCGCATAGCCACCAAGACGTTGTAAAACGCGGCGGTGCCGCCGTCGAAGGTCTCCATTTCCACCGCCTCCAAGCCCTTTGTGGTTAAAAAGCTTTGTTAAACTAGTGGCAACGGCTGTGTGTGATGTACTGAAGCGCCGACAGGTCTCTCAGCCCCTCTATGGTGATTTTCAGAGTCCTATCCGTGTGGTCGCAGTAGAACTGCAGGGTGAGCCTCAGCCTCCCCCCGCGCTCCTCCACCGCGTAGTGGCCGGGGTGGCCGTTTACGGTTATGGGGATGCCCCGCCCCTCCTTCCTGCCCGGCCTCGCCTTGATCTTTAGGGTGTACGCCTCTGCGCCGTCTTTTATGAAGTGCATAACCTCCCCGTCCCTCACCCACTTTACTCCGTCTACCTCCCTGTGGCGGAAGACGTCGGAGGCCATAGGCATTATGACAAGCCGCCAGTTCGGCGGGGCCGTCAGAACGATGAAGTTGTAAAGCCCGAGAATCCGGTTCCCCACTGCGATTGCGTGCCAGCTGTAGTCAGTGTGCATGGTACTCCCCCAGCAGGTCGAAAATGTCGTGCTCCTTCACAGCCTCCTTCCTAAGCTCGGAGAAGGTGGGGTATATGTATGGCAGGAGGCGCAGGGAGTAGTAAGTCGTCAAGAAGGGTATACCCACAAAGTCGCCGAAGACGAGGATCTCCAGCAGTAGCCTAACCTCCCGGTGGAGCTTCGCCGTCTCTCTGTAGAGGTCGAGGAAGAGGAGGCCGAAGAGGAAGTCCCGGAGAGCTCTCATGAAACAAGCTCCTTCATAAACTGCCTCAGCCTCTCCAGCCCCACTATGTCTTCGGGGAAGAGCCTCACGGAGGCCAGGATGTGGGGCGCGAAGGAGCGCCTAACCAGCTCGAGATTTTTCTGCTGCTCGTCGTATTTACTCTTTAGGAAGCCGGTGGCGTCTCTCTCAGCCTCCTCCCTGGGGATTACCATGTTCACCACCACGCCGCCGAACGGTATTTCGTAGGCCTTCACCATTTCTATAAACCTCTGCACCACGGAGATAGACAGCACGGTGGGTATCGTCACGAAGACAAAACGCGTGGCGGCCGGGTCGGTTAACACGGCGCGGACCTTCATATACCTCTGGTAGAGATCCTGCAACTCGTGGAGGACGGGGTCCTTCTCAATCTCCTCCTTCACCTTCTCCTTACGGAATGACAGCTGCTCCTTTAGGGACAGGGTCTCCATCCTCATCTTAATAGTCCTCTGAAGCCACGCGCCGTAGAGCTTAGACAAGCCGATGAGCCTCACCGCGTTGGCCACCGCCGCCATGTCGAAAACAACTCTGTCGAAGTTGGCGCCCTCCTTCAGGACAACGTCCATCATCTTGTCGAAGGCGGCGGCCTCGTGAAACGCCGGGTTAGTAGTGGCTATGTCCACCAGAGGCTTTATGTCTACAGAAAGCTCAGCCATCTTAAGCATTTCCCTAAGCAACGTGGTGATCCTCGTCTTGTACCTCTCCACAATGTCGTCGTACTGCACCTCCACGGCCCAGAGGTTGCGCGCCCCCGCCACCTCCTTAACCACGCCCCCGGACAAGTCCTGTCCAAACACGGAAGACAGGGAGTGCACAGGGTTGAAGCTGGCGAGCAATGTCTTTTCCCCAGCCGCCTCGGCTAGGTACAGCGCCGTGGCGGCCGCGACGACGGTCTTACCCACGCCGCCCTTGCCGCCGAAGAAGAGGAACTTAATCCTCTGCCCCAGTAGCTGCTTCATAGGTACTCCTCCACCCTCCTCGAAGGCTTCCAGAGCTCCTCAGCAACGCCCCTAAGCACCTCCAGCCCCTTGGGTTCCCTGTTCAACATGGGTATCACAGCTACGAGGTATTTGCCAAACTTATCCACAATCTCCGCTACGTACTTCCTCTGCTCCTCCACCCTCCTCTTGATGTAGGCAGGCGCATCCGGCCGCTTGGCGAGGTCGGGGGGGTACACCTGGTTGAGGACAATCCCGGTGAGCTTAAGCCCCAGGGAGTCGAACATCTCCAGTGCCTTCTCCGTGTCGACAATAGTCATCCGCTCAGGTGTCATGACCATCATAAACGCCGTGGTCTTGGTATTCAAAATAATGTCTCTAAACTTGACAATGCGCCCCCTGATGTACTCCAGCTCGTTTAATATCTCGTCTTCGTAGGTCAGCTTCTGCCTTTTTAGAGACGCCGCCACCCTCCCGTACTCGTAGGCCTGCTTCCTCAACTCGGTAATCTTCTCAACCCACTGGCTCAACACGTCTGCAATTGCGATCATCCTGATGCCGTGCCCAAAGGGGGGCATGTCGAAGACGTAGTAGTCGTACTTGCCCTCCGACACCACATCCACCATGGCGTCGTACACCGCGCTTTCGTACATCGCAGGCTCAGCCGCCGCGCTGTCGATGTACTCCTCAATATCCTTAGGCAGAGCGTCGAGGCGGTACATGTCGATAATCTTCTTCTTTATCGAGGCGACGTACTCGTTGATCTTCTTATCAGCGTCTATCTCCATCACCCAGAGGTTATCCGCCAGCTTCACCTCCCCCTTCCCAAAGACGTTCTGCTCAAACACGTCGCTAAGCGACGCCTGGGGATCGGTGCTGAAGACCAGCGTCTTTTTGCCCATAGACGAGAGTTTTAGAGACGTGGCGGCGCTCAGCGTGGTCTTCCCAAGACCCCCCTTACCCGCGTAGATAAACACCCTCAGGCTGGGGTTCTCCTGCAACAAGCCAGAAAGCCCCTTCATGTCACCAGGTCTGTGAAGTCCCTCTCCCTCAGCATGTACCTCTTCCAGTTCTGGATATTTGGAAAGACGTAGGGCAGAAGCCTCATGGAGTAGTAAGGCGGCAGGATGGGGATCCCCAACATGTCGCCCAGGGTGATGATCATGAATAGGTTGTCTATCTGCGCCTTCACCTTCAAAATCGCCGTCGACTGGCCGTGCACCGTGAGGCCCTCGACCACCTCCCTCAACCTATCTAAGAGACCCATGGTTTCTATGCTACTTCTGTATTTATTTGTTTGCTCTGTATTTAGCCCAGCCCGTTATTAGGTAGTAGGTCATCACCACGCCCAGCACCAGCAGGAGCGCGCCGAACGCCGCCGACAGGAGGTTAGACACCTGTATCAAGCCCTGGCCGTAGAGCTTCGCCGCCGCGGCTTGTACGCCGATGGGCTTGTTGTTAATGGCGTAGAGCGCGTAGACGTAGGTCTCCCAAGCGAGGGCGGCCAG contains:
- a CDS encoding ArsA family ATPase; this encodes MKGLSGLLQENPSLRVFIYAGKGGLGKTTLSAATSLKLSSMGKKTLVFSTDPQASLSDVFEQNVFGKGEVKLADNLWVMEIDADKKINEYVASIKKKIIDMYRLDALPKDIEEYIDSAAAEPAMYESAVYDAMVDVVSEGKYDYYVFDMPPFGHGIRMIAIADVLSQWVEKITELRKQAYEYGRVAASLKRQKLTYEDEILNELEYIRGRIVKFRDIILNTKTTAFMMVMTPERMTIVDTEKALEMFDSLGLKLTGIVLNQVYPPDLAKRPDAPAYIKRRVEEQRKYVAEIVDKFGKYLVAVIPMLNREPKGLEVLRGVAEELWKPSRRVEEYL